From Saccharibacillus brassicae:
GACCCGGATCATCCGGTCGCCGAGCAGGAACGGCTCGTCCAGCACTTCGAGAATGCGCTTGGCTTTCTCTTCCGGGTAGGGGATCGGCGTATCGCACACGATGATAAACTCGTCGGCGCCTTGGCGGGCAATCACGTTCGGAGGGCCGAACGATTGCCGAAAGCGCTGCGCGACTTCGATCAACAGCGTATCGCCGGTCTCGTGCCCGAGCGCATCGTTGATATTTTTAAAATTGTCGAGGTCGATCAGAAACAGCACGTACGGCTTGTTGACGAACTCGTACAGAAAACGCCGGTTGAACAGCTGCGTCAATTCGTCATGATAGGCATAATGGTGCAGCCGATGTCCGCGTTCCGCGCTGGAGATCATGTCTCGGGTCACGCATGCGACCGCTTCGATACTGCCGTCGGCGCGGAAAATCGGCGATAAAATGCTTTCTCCGCTGAGCGCTCCGGTCGGAAGCAGCGTCCCGTCCGCGAAGCGGATACTTTCCCGTTCCTGAAGCACTTTCAAATATTTATGGTGCAGATATTTGCCCATTTCGGGTTCATGTTCATACACTTCGAAAAAAGTCTGTCCCATATGTTCCGGACCGAGCTCGCTGAGCACGGCGGCCGCGCGGTTGACATAGCGGTAACGAAAGTTCTCGCCGTCCCAGTCCATCACGTAAATACAGTCTTCGAGCGCATGAAGGAGCGGGGCAATAATCGGGTCCTGCTGCTTCGTTTCTTCCATTCTCTAGATGCCCTCCTTATCCGCGCAGATCCGGGATACCAAAATCGTATAGTCCTATCATACTATGTCAACCGGGCAGCGCCAAGAGAAGAAAGGAGGATAGAATTTTTAAAATAGGTAAATAGATTCCCATTTTTGAGGGAAGTTTGGTTCGAAAGGGGAAAGGGTAAAAGAGAACAAGTCAATAAACCGGGGAGGAAATAGTTATGATCAAAAAAATTTCGGGTACATTCGAGCGCGAAGAACAGGCCGTGCAGGCGATCAAAGAACTCAAAGAAGCTGGTTACGACGCGGACCGGATCTCGATCGTAGCCAAAAACGCCAAAGATTCGGAAGCGCTGCGCAACGAGACTGGGACTAAAGCACCGGAAGGCCTGACAGCCGGCGCTTTGACCGGCGGCACGCTCGGCGGAGCGGCCGGGGTGCTCGCAAGCCTCGGCGCCCTCGCCATTCCGGGCATCGGCCCGCTGCTGGCCGCCGGACCGATCGCCGCAGCGCTTGCGGGCGCGGCCGTTGGCGCCGGCGTAGGCGGACTGGCCGGCGGATTGATCGGTCTCGGCATTCCGGAAAAAGAAGCCGAGTATTACGACGAACGTATCCATCACGGCGACGTGCTCGTCATGGTCGAAGAAGACGAGTCGATGCGCAGCCGGATCTACGAAGTGTTCCGTCGCAGCGGAGCCAACAACACGTCTTATTTCGACCCGGACGGCACGCCGTCCACGTCGAATATGGCTCCCGTCGACGAGCGCGTTCCGCCCGCCGGCGTACGCGGAGCGGAACTGCCCGCTTCCGCGGAAAACGCCGGCGATCCGGTGCGCAGCCGCGACGCCGAAGTCGATCTGCGCGACACCACCGATCCGACCCGCGAGTCGGCCAATCTCATCACCGGCAAAGACGGCGGTTCTTACCCGGACCGGCCATAACCGCCGTTTGGGCTGCGCGCAGCGCTACTATAAAGAAAAGACGCCGGGATTTGCCGGCGTCTTTTGTTTTTGCTCGTTGCGGAGAGCTTTTGGTTATTCGGTCGTTTGGACGTAAGGATGAATATACGAATAAGTGCAGGAATCCATTTATTTTTGCCGAACAGTCGTCAGAATCGCGAATAACGTCATAGATCCACTTATTTTGCGGAAAAAGGGGATTTGCGGCGCTTGGGCGGGAAAATAACTGCTCTCAGGACGGTATTCGGCTTGGCGCGTACGGACGAGCAAAAATAGCTGTACTTATGACGTTATTCGGCCGTTATTTTATACAAATCGTCCGAACGTTGAGAAAAGGGTGCGAAAAACGTAGTTTGCCGGGAAGCTTGCGTAATTAAACAGCGCAAGCGTTCATAACAAGCGGAAACCTTCGCGCATACCAAAAAAGACGTGACGGGCGCAGTCGCTAATCGCGATCGCGGAACCCCGTACACGTCTGTTTTGCGTCATGATGATCGGCTGGCCAGCCCGGCCTTAACGCCCGAATCGGCCGGTCGACGCTGCCTCTCCATTTACGACAAAGCTTTTTGACCTTGTCCCTGCGCTTCTTGAACCTGAGCTTCTCGTCCCTGGGCGTCCCGCACCTGCACATCTCGCACCTGCGCGTCCCGCGCAGACCGGAGCCGCTGCGGCCGATGGTACAGCCCGTAATACGTGCCGAGCGCCAGCAAGACGGTGAATCCTCCGATCAGGTACATCGACGAGTAACCGGCCTTCGAAGCGACGAGGCCGAGCAGGTAAGACCCGAGTCCGTATCCCAGATCGAACAGGACGAAATACGTGCCTGTCGCGAGGCCGCTGCGGTGCGCGGGCGCGGACTGGATCGCGAGCGTCTGGAAGCTCGGAATGATCGCGCCGTACCCGAGGCCGATTACGGCGGCCGTCAGCAGGAAGAAGGCGGCCGAGCCGGCCTGGCTCAGCGCAAGCAGTCCGATCGCGAACAGCGCGATGCCCGGATAGACGAGCATATGCGCGCCGCGCCGGTCGAACAGCCGGCCGGTGAACGGCCGCGACAGCAGCACGACGGCGGCGAAGACGACGAAGAAATAGCTGGCGACGCTTTTGAGTCCGAGCGAATCGGCGTATACCGCGATAAAGGTCGA
This genomic window contains:
- a CDS encoding general stress protein; translated protein: MIKKISGTFEREEQAVQAIKELKEAGYDADRISIVAKNAKDSEALRNETGTKAPEGLTAGALTGGTLGGAAGVLASLGALAIPGIGPLLAAGPIAAALAGAAVGAGVGGLAGGLIGLGIPEKEAEYYDERIHHGDVLVMVEEDESMRSRIYEVFRRSGANNTSYFDPDGTPSTSNMAPVDERVPPAGVRGAELPASAENAGDPVRSRDAEVDLRDTTDPTRESANLITGKDGGSYPDRP